A stretch of Rhizobium sp. TH2 DNA encodes these proteins:
- a CDS encoding sugar ABC transporter ATP-binding protein, translating into MTGPDDGDVILELRDITKAYSGILAVKKADLKLRRGAVNVLVGENGAGKSTLMRIIAGVERPTLGEIFLDGEKIHLDTPADAVRHGIGIVFQELNLFGNLSVAENIFATREITRGLRGIDHKAQVAKANEFLDRLEAGISADTLAEDLPIGQQQLVEIARAVSLDTRILIMDEPTSALSAAEVDILFRVIADLKARGVAIVYISHRLEELMRIGDYITVLKDGQITGHAMVRDIDTSWIVRSMIGSDAKDFAKQIDHPLGDEVFRAEEICLPRVQGGYAVDHASLSVRKGEILGIYGLMGAGRSELFECIMGRHEHYTGKVFIDGEELKGRDTTRRIREGLALIPEDRQREGLVQSMSIAGNLTMASLGQFVRGGFHIDLAREKKAIGDAIRGLAIKAKNPDFEVTSMSGGNQQKVVIGKALMTGPKVLLMDEPSRGIDVGAKADVFRTMRRLASEGLAILFSTSDLEEVMALSDRIAVMSNGRLVTVVDRRDATEDMIISASAEGHKTKRNHA; encoded by the coding sequence ATGACCGGCCCCGACGACGGCGACGTTATCCTCGAACTGCGCGACATCACCAAGGCCTATTCCGGCATCCTGGCGGTCAAGAAGGCCGATCTCAAGCTTCGCCGTGGCGCAGTCAACGTGCTGGTCGGCGAGAATGGTGCGGGCAAATCGACGCTGATGCGGATCATCGCCGGCGTCGAACGGCCGACACTGGGCGAGATCTTTCTCGATGGCGAAAAGATCCATCTCGATACGCCGGCCGACGCGGTGCGCCACGGCATCGGCATCGTCTTCCAGGAACTCAATCTGTTCGGCAATCTCTCGGTCGCCGAGAACATTTTTGCCACCCGCGAGATCACGCGCGGCCTGCGCGGCATCGATCACAAGGCGCAGGTGGCAAAGGCCAATGAATTCCTCGACCGCCTTGAAGCCGGGATCTCGGCAGATACGCTGGCGGAAGACCTGCCGATCGGCCAGCAGCAGCTCGTCGAGATTGCCCGCGCCGTGTCGCTCGATACCCGCATCCTCATCATGGACGAACCGACCTCGGCGCTGAGCGCGGCGGAAGTCGACATCCTGTTCCGCGTCATCGCCGACCTCAAGGCGCGCGGTGTTGCAATCGTCTATATCTCGCACCGGCTCGAGGAGCTGATGCGGATCGGCGACTATATCACCGTGCTGAAGGACGGCCAGATCACCGGCCATGCGATGGTCAGGGATATCGATACCAGCTGGATCGTCCGCTCGATGATCGGCTCAGACGCCAAGGATTTCGCCAAGCAGATCGACCATCCGCTGGGTGACGAAGTCTTCCGCGCGGAGGAGATCTGCCTGCCGCGCGTACAGGGCGGCTACGCCGTCGATCATGCGTCGCTATCGGTCAGGAAGGGCGAGATTCTCGGCATCTATGGCCTGATGGGTGCGGGGCGCTCGGAGCTTTTCGAATGCATCATGGGCCGGCATGAGCACTATACCGGCAAGGTTTTCATCGACGGCGAGGAGCTCAAGGGGCGCGATACGACGCGGCGTATCCGCGAGGGTCTGGCGCTCATTCCCGAGGACCGTCAGCGCGAGGGCCTGGTGCAATCCATGTCGATCGCGGGCAACCTGACGATGGCGAGCCTCGGGCAGTTCGTAAGGGGCGGCTTTCACATCGATCTCGCCCGAGAGAAGAAGGCGATCGGTGACGCCATACGCGGCCTCGCGATCAAGGCGAAGAACCCGGATTTCGAAGTCACCTCGATGTCAGGCGGCAACCAGCAGAAGGTCGTGATCGGCAAGGCGCTGATGACCGGCCCGAAGGTGCTGCTGATGGACGAGCCGAGCCGCGGCATCGATGTCGGCGCCAAGGCAGACGTATTCCGCACCATGCGGCGGCTGGCCAGCGAGGGGCTTGCCATTCTGTTTTCCACATCCGACCTCGAAGAGGTGATGGCGCTTTCCGATCGCATCGCGGTGATGAGCAACGGGCGGTTGGTCACGGTCGTCGACCGCCGAGACGCCACCGAGGACATGATCATCTCGGCCTCTGCGGAAGGGCATAAAACCAAAAGGAACCATGCGTGA
- a CDS encoding DUF2291 family protein, with the protein MPRFNSVAVIALAGLLALPGCKFIKTADQQKEAAAGAFDPDKLVAGIWDDKVLPYLNERAGSLKDVTSLASSDLNAAAAKYGHKEKQGNAPYTFAAKVEGTIVAEETKSRAAYVDVDVDGDAKADVRVAIGPAIRGTALRDSLKFVNFNEFKNQIEWAEYGKAFNIHVNKTLLEKLPRSGLTGKKLTATGAFPLPSAGQLPQFVPATITIGG; encoded by the coding sequence ATGCCCAGGTTCAATTCCGTCGCCGTGATCGCGCTGGCCGGCTTGCTGGCGCTGCCGGGCTGCAAGTTCATCAAGACCGCCGACCAGCAGAAAGAGGCGGCCGCAGGCGCCTTCGACCCCGACAAGCTGGTCGCCGGCATCTGGGACGACAAGGTGCTTCCCTATCTCAACGAACGTGCGGGATCGCTCAAGGACGTCACCTCACTGGCATCAAGCGATCTCAACGCCGCTGCCGCGAAATACGGCCACAAGGAAAAGCAGGGCAACGCGCCCTATACTTTCGCGGCCAAGGTCGAGGGAACGATCGTCGCCGAGGAAACCAAATCGCGCGCCGCTTATGTCGATGTCGATGTCGATGGTGACGCCAAGGCCGATGTCCGAGTGGCGATCGGCCCGGCAATCCGGGGCACCGCGCTCCGTGACAGCTTGAAATTCGTGAACTTCAACGAGTTCAAGAACCAAATCGAATGGGCGGAATACGGCAAGGCGTTCAACATCCATGTCAACAAGACATTGCTCGAAAAACTGCCGCGCAGCGGATTGACCGGCAAGAAGCTGACCGCAACCGGCGCGTTTCCGCTGCCCTCCGCCGGCCAATTGCCGCAATTCGTGCCGGCGACAATCACGATCGGGGGTTGA
- a CDS encoding D-ribose ABC transporter substrate-binding protein, which produces MKLTRRLTIAGFAAVMLAGAAMPAFAADLIAIITPSHDNPFFKAEAVGAEAKAKELGYETLVLVHDDDANKQSQLIDTAIARGAKAIILDNAGSEASIAAVQKAKDAGIPSFLIDREINATGVAVSQIVSNNYQGAQLGAEEFVKLMGEKGNFVELLGREADLNAGIRSKGYHDVIGEYPDMKMVAQQSANWSQTEGYSKMETILQANPDIQGVIAGNDTMAMGAIAALQAAGRKDVIVVGFDGSNDVRDSIKAGGIKATVMQPAYAQAQMAVVQADEFIKTGKKPAEEKQLMDCVLINADNAGKLETFALTQ; this is translated from the coding sequence ATGAAACTGACGAGAAGACTGACGATTGCGGGTTTTGCCGCGGTCATGCTGGCAGGCGCCGCAATGCCGGCCTTTGCCGCCGATCTCATTGCCATCATCACGCCGAGCCACGACAATCCGTTCTTCAAGGCCGAGGCTGTCGGAGCCGAAGCCAAGGCCAAGGAACTGGGCTACGAGACGCTGGTGCTGGTACACGATGACGACGCCAACAAGCAATCGCAGCTGATCGACACCGCAATCGCACGCGGCGCCAAGGCGATCATTCTCGACAATGCCGGATCGGAAGCATCGATCGCGGCCGTACAGAAGGCCAAGGATGCGGGTATCCCCTCCTTCCTGATCGACCGCGAAATCAATGCCACCGGCGTCGCCGTCTCGCAGATCGTCTCCAACAACTACCAGGGTGCGCAGCTCGGCGCCGAAGAGTTCGTCAAGCTGATGGGCGAGAAGGGCAACTTCGTCGAACTGCTCGGCCGCGAAGCCGACCTCAACGCCGGCATCCGCTCCAAGGGCTATCACGACGTGATCGGCGAATACCCCGACATGAAGATGGTCGCCCAGCAGTCGGCGAACTGGAGCCAGACCGAAGGCTATTCCAAGATGGAAACCATCCTGCAGGCCAATCCTGACATCCAGGGCGTGATCGCCGGCAATGACACGATGGCCATGGGCGCGATCGCAGCACTTCAGGCTGCCGGCCGCAAGGACGTCATCGTGGTGGGCTTCGACGGCTCCAACGACGTCCGCGACTCGATCAAGGCGGGCGGCATCAAGGCAACTGTCATGCAGCCGGCTTATGCGCAGGCCCAGATGGCGGTCGTCCAGGCCGACGAATTCATCAAGACGGGCAAGAAGCCGGCTGAAGAAAAGCAGCTGATGGATTGCGTGCTGATCAATGCCGACAATGCCGGCAAGCTCGAGACTTTCGCGCTCACCCAGTAA
- a CDS encoding phosphogluconate dehydrogenase C-terminal domain-containing protein has protein sequence MTSIALFGAGGKMGCRLAKNLQGSRYDMRHVEVSDAGKARLQNELGISTVDADKALDGADVVILAVPDTAIGKVAASINDKLKAGMMVVALDAAAPFAGHFPDRPDLTYFVTHPCHPPIFNDETDMAAKKDHFGGVHAKQHIVSALMQGPEDAYAVGEEIAKVIWAPVMRSHRVTVEQMALLEPGLSETVCASLLVVMREAMDECVRRGVPKEAARDFLLGHMNVLGAVIFEEVQGVFSDACNKAIEFGKPVLMKDDWKRVFEPQEIAASIQRIT, from the coding sequence ATGACTTCAATCGCACTCTTCGGCGCCGGCGGCAAAATGGGTTGCCGGCTCGCCAAGAACCTCCAGGGTTCGCGATATGATATGCGCCATGTCGAGGTCAGCGATGCCGGCAAGGCGCGGCTTCAGAACGAACTCGGCATTTCGACGGTAGACGCCGACAAGGCGCTCGATGGCGCCGATGTTGTGATCCTAGCTGTTCCTGACACGGCGATCGGCAAGGTGGCGGCGTCGATCAACGACAAGCTGAAGGCAGGCATGATGGTCGTGGCGCTCGATGCGGCCGCGCCTTTTGCAGGCCATTTCCCGGATCGTCCCGATCTCACCTATTTCGTCACCCATCCCTGCCATCCGCCGATCTTCAACGACGAGACCGACATGGCGGCGAAGAAGGATCACTTCGGCGGCGTGCATGCCAAGCAGCATATCGTCTCGGCGCTGATGCAGGGTCCGGAAGACGCCTATGCCGTCGGCGAGGAGATTGCGAAGGTGATCTGGGCGCCGGTCATGCGTTCGCATCGGGTGACCGTTGAGCAGATGGCGCTGCTGGAACCCGGTCTTTCCGAAACCGTCTGCGCCTCGCTATTGGTCGTCATGCGTGAAGCGATGGACGAATGCGTGCGCCGCGGCGTGCCGAAGGAAGCCGCCCGCGACTTCCTGCTCGGCCATATGAACGTGCTCGGCGCCGTGATTTTCGAGGAGGTCCAGGGCGTGTTCTCGGATGCCTGCAACAAGGCCATCGAGTTCGGCAAGCCCGTGCTGATGAAGGACGACTGGAAGCGGGTCTTCGAACCGCAAGAAATCGCGGCCAGCATCCAGCGTATTACCTGA
- a CDS encoding cyanate transporter produces MIAMKNPEGKPGRPWAVLALVVLIGINLRPFLAAPGPLLVDIGHDLGMSLEGISVLTLLPMLLMGIGAFVSPRIQAAIGTRRGMLIALSVLAIGSILRLEASSGVLLILTAALCGASVAFIQAAFPGIIKENFPNSIAVVTGLYSAVIMGGGALGARAMPALTNMGFSWRAALAWLAAPAVIALAAAWLTLKEARSARPDKNLVGHLLSRPRTWALMAAFGLVNGGYSSVITWLAPYYQSLGWRSADSANLVAIMAICQAVAALALPALARHGTDRRPWLLLTLAMQAIGFAGLAFSPDSAAAFWVGICGAGLGSSFALAIVTALDHLPHPEQAGALVALMQGGGFLLASVAPLLLALLHDWTGTYSAGWIMHIGFVAVTSALYLSFKPESYAAATRLNGLAPGI; encoded by the coding sequence ATGATCGCAATGAAGAATCCCGAAGGCAAGCCGGGCCGGCCATGGGCCGTGCTCGCCCTGGTCGTGCTGATCGGCATCAATCTGCGACCATTCCTCGCCGCGCCCGGACCTCTGCTGGTCGATATCGGGCATGATCTCGGCATGAGCCTCGAGGGCATCTCGGTTCTCACATTGCTGCCCATGCTGCTGATGGGCATCGGCGCGTTCGTTTCACCGCGAATCCAGGCGGCGATCGGAACGCGAAGAGGAATGCTCATCGCGCTTTCGGTGCTCGCGATCGGATCAATATTGCGGCTGGAAGCGTCGAGCGGCGTGCTGCTCATCCTCACTGCGGCACTCTGCGGCGCGAGCGTTGCCTTCATTCAGGCAGCCTTCCCCGGTATCATCAAGGAGAATTTCCCCAACAGCATCGCCGTGGTGACCGGCCTCTACTCCGCCGTCATCATGGGTGGCGGTGCGCTCGGCGCCCGCGCCATGCCGGCGCTCACGAATATGGGATTCAGCTGGCGCGCGGCCCTTGCATGGCTCGCAGCGCCCGCGGTGATCGCACTGGCTGCTGCCTGGCTGACGTTGAAAGAAGCGCGTTCCGCACGCCCCGACAAGAATTTGGTCGGCCATCTGCTCAGCCGCCCCCGGACCTGGGCACTCATGGCGGCGTTCGGACTGGTGAACGGCGGCTATTCGTCCGTCATCACCTGGCTCGCACCCTATTATCAGAGCCTCGGATGGCGAAGCGCCGATAGTGCCAACCTTGTTGCCATCATGGCCATCTGCCAAGCTGTCGCGGCGCTCGCCTTGCCGGCACTTGCAAGACACGGCACGGACCGCCGGCCATGGCTGCTCCTCACGCTCGCGATGCAGGCGATCGGCTTTGCAGGACTGGCCTTTTCTCCCGATTCGGCGGCCGCTTTCTGGGTCGGCATCTGTGGCGCCGGCCTTGGCAGCAGTTTCGCGCTCGCGATCGTGACGGCGCTCGATCACCTGCCGCATCCTGAACAAGCTGGCGCGCTGGTCGCGCTGATGCAGGGCGGCGGCTTTCTGCTCGCCTCAGTCGCGCCGTTGCTTCTGGCCTTGCTCCACGATTGGACCGGCACCTATAGCGCCGGCTGGATCATGCATATCGGCTTCGTGGCTGTCACATCGGCGCTCTATCTCAGCTTCAAGCCCGAGAGCTACGCCGCCGCGACACGGCTGAACGGCTTGGCGCCTGGCATTTGA
- a CDS encoding amidohydrolase family protein — protein sequence MADVIIRNGTVIAVDPERRIIADGAVAITGDRIVAVGPTEEIVRDHDAREVIDASGMAIMPGLVDSHAHAGHGLIKTIGGGRGDLWYQACQGAYTVGSTPEFWHAEAQLAALERLRFGVTTGVSLLGGGDSIMRTDDPAYGDAHMEGVLHIGTRSVVAVGTTRPPHPLTYARWNGSQRTDCPVTFEQQLATSLDLADRWHRSHEDRLHVAFLTPTVHQQHLDDPGGRDAVAQSRRVKEIAEERGLIFTQDGHTKGSVRIAKDIGILGPRTLLSHATGLTDEEIAICAETGTTVVHNPSAVASILARCPVTELLDAGVTVAIGSDATAPDRSADMFRHMQQCMHYHRTYFHDPSWLPPGKALEMCTIDGARVLGLENEIGSLEPGKKADIILVDLRRPHLYPANMPEFRVTYFANGNDVHTVLVGGRVLLRNREPVHVDQDAVLDAAQRETELMIERLGIRDSLRTPPMFWRNSRDTNLIE from the coding sequence ATGGCAGACGTCATCATCAGAAACGGCACCGTGATCGCCGTGGATCCGGAACGCCGAATCATCGCCGACGGTGCCGTGGCAATCACGGGCGACCGGATCGTCGCCGTCGGACCGACCGAAGAAATCGTGCGAGACCATGACGCGCGGGAAGTCATTGATGCATCAGGTATGGCGATCATGCCGGGCCTTGTCGACAGCCACGCCCATGCCGGGCACGGACTGATCAAGACCATCGGCGGCGGGCGCGGCGACCTCTGGTACCAGGCTTGCCAGGGTGCTTATACGGTCGGTTCGACGCCGGAATTCTGGCACGCCGAGGCCCAGCTCGCAGCACTTGAGCGCCTGCGGTTCGGGGTGACGACCGGCGTTTCTCTCCTCGGCGGCGGCGATTCCATCATGCGCACGGACGATCCGGCCTACGGCGACGCGCATATGGAAGGCGTGCTGCACATCGGCACCCGTTCGGTCGTGGCAGTGGGCACCACGCGGCCGCCACATCCCCTGACCTATGCCCGCTGGAACGGTTCGCAGCGCACCGATTGCCCGGTGACGTTTGAGCAGCAACTTGCGACGTCGCTTGATCTCGCCGACCGCTGGCACCGCAGCCACGAAGACCGTTTGCATGTCGCGTTCCTGACGCCCACTGTGCACCAGCAGCATCTCGACGATCCCGGCGGACGGGATGCCGTCGCCCAGTCGCGAAGGGTCAAGGAAATCGCCGAGGAACGCGGCCTGATCTTCACCCAGGACGGCCACACCAAAGGCAGTGTTCGCATCGCCAAGGATATCGGCATTCTCGGGCCACGCACGCTGCTGTCGCATGCCACCGGCCTCACCGACGAAGAGATCGCGATCTGCGCCGAGACTGGCACAACCGTCGTCCACAATCCGAGCGCGGTCGCATCCATCCTCGCGCGTTGCCCGGTGACCGAACTGCTCGATGCCGGCGTGACGGTCGCGATCGGCTCGGATGCGACGGCGCCGGATCGTTCGGCCGACATGTTCCGCCACATGCAGCAATGCATGCATTACCACCGCACCTATTTCCACGATCCGAGCTGGCTTCCGCCGGGCAAGGCGCTGGAAATGTGCACGATCGACGGCGCCCGCGTCCTCGGTCTTGAAAACGAGATCGGCTCGCTCGAACCGGGCAAGAAGGCGGATATCATCCTGGTCGATCTGCGCCGGCCGCATCTTTATCCGGCGAACATGCCGGAGTTCCGGGTCACCTATTTCGCCAATGGCAACGATGTCCACACCGTTCTGGTCGGAGGCCGCGTGCTCTTGCGGAATCGCGAGCCGGTCCATGTCGATCAGGATGCGGTGCTCGATGCGGCGCAGCGGGAGACGGAGCTGATGATCGAGCGGCTCGGCATCCGCGATTCGCTCAGGACTCCGCCCATGTTCTGGCGCAACAGCCGCGATACCAACCTGATCGAATAG
- a CDS encoding ABC transporter ATP-binding protein, translating to MKRIQPPALDIRNLRVEYPLANGKTLVAVDNIDLVIQPGEIHALVGESGAGKTTVGNALMGLLQHPGRIAGGSITIAGKPIDVRTGRTEGIVPGRDVGAIFQDPMTSLNPLFTVESQLCEGMLTHLKIGRREARLRALELMKAVGIPEPERRLGSYPHQLSGGQRQRVVIATALACDPQLIVADEPTTALDVSVQAQILKLIRELADKRRVGVLLVTHNMGVVAEIADRVTIMQNGLVVESGATRDVLSAPKAPYARTLIAAVPPIEVRLDRLPVPSEETPVTLEARAAVRRTSTKSHAGGTDEIVLDVRNLNVEYGRGSLIPGRKAFTFKAVKDVSFNVRRGEIFGLVGESGCGKTTVANTIAGLVTKSGGDVDFLGAPLGSRRDRSTRQSLQMVFQDPYSALNPRMRINAAISEPILFYKLAANAEEALQDAATLLEAVGLPAESGARFPHAFSGGQRQRIAIARALGPRPSLLICDEPTSALDVSVQAQLLNLLKDLRDLAGLSMLFISHDLAVIRQMCDRVAVMKSGEIVELAETEALFRSPQHPYTQELLRLAPSLDRILSREKIAVGQ from the coding sequence ATGAAAAGGATCCAGCCTCCCGCTCTCGACATCAGGAACCTGCGCGTCGAGTATCCGCTCGCCAACGGCAAGACGCTTGTCGCGGTCGACAATATCGACCTCGTCATCCAGCCGGGCGAAATCCATGCCTTGGTCGGCGAATCCGGCGCGGGCAAGACCACGGTCGGCAATGCCCTGATGGGCTTGCTTCAGCATCCCGGCAGGATCGCCGGCGGCTCGATCACGATTGCCGGCAAGCCGATCGACGTCCGGACCGGACGCACCGAAGGCATCGTGCCCGGACGCGATGTCGGCGCAATCTTCCAGGACCCGATGACCAGCCTCAACCCGCTGTTCACGGTGGAGAGCCAGCTTTGTGAAGGCATGCTCACGCATTTGAAGATCGGCCGACGTGAAGCGCGCCTGCGCGCGCTCGAGCTGATGAAGGCGGTTGGTATTCCGGAGCCTGAGCGCCGGCTGGGCAGCTATCCGCACCAGCTCTCCGGCGGTCAGCGGCAGCGCGTGGTGATCGCCACCGCACTTGCCTGCGATCCGCAACTGATCGTCGCCGACGAGCCGACCACGGCGCTCGACGTATCGGTGCAGGCCCAGATCCTGAAACTGATCCGCGAGCTCGCCGACAAGCGCCGCGTGGGCGTGCTGCTGGTGACGCACAATATGGGCGTGGTCGCCGAAATCGCGGACCGGGTCACCATCATGCAGAACGGCCTGGTGGTGGAAAGCGGCGCGACGCGCGACGTTCTGAGCGCGCCGAAAGCCCCCTATGCCCGCACGCTGATCGCGGCCGTCCCGCCGATCGAGGTCCGGCTCGACCGTCTGCCTGTTCCCAGTGAAGAGACCCCGGTGACATTGGAGGCGCGTGCCGCCGTGCGTCGGACGAGCACGAAAAGCCACGCTGGCGGCACGGACGAGATCGTTCTCGATGTGCGCAACCTCAACGTGGAATATGGTCGAGGCTCGCTGATTCCGGGCCGCAAGGCGTTCACCTTCAAGGCCGTCAAAGACGTTTCCTTCAATGTCCGACGCGGCGAAATCTTCGGCCTTGTCGGCGAATCCGGCTGCGGCAAGACGACAGTCGCCAACACCATTGCCGGCCTCGTGACCAAGAGCGGCGGCGACGTGGATTTTCTGGGCGCTCCCTTGGGCAGCCGCCGCGACCGTTCGACCCGACAATCGCTGCAGATGGTGTTCCAGGACCCCTATTCGGCGCTCAACCCCCGCATGCGGATCAATGCCGCCATTTCCGAGCCGATCCTGTTCTATAAGCTCGCCGCCAACGCCGAAGAGGCCCTGCAGGATGCAGCCACGCTGCTCGAAGCGGTCGGTCTTCCCGCAGAGTCAGGTGCACGCTTCCCGCACGCGTTTTCCGGCGGTCAGCGCCAGCGGATTGCGATCGCCAGGGCACTCGGGCCGCGGCCTTCGCTGCTGATCTGCGACGAGCCGACATCAGCCCTCGACGTCTCGGTGCAAGCGCAACTTCTCAATCTGCTCAAGGACCTGCGCGACCTTGCGGGCCTCTCGATGCTGTTCATCAGCCACGATCTCGCTGTCATACGCCAGATGTGCGACCGCGTGGCGGTGATGAAATCGGGCGAGATTGTCGAACTGGCGGAAACCGAAGCGCTCTTCCGGTCGCCGCAACATCCTTACACGCAGGAGCTCCTACGTCTCGCGCCCTCGCTCGATCGCATCCTGTCGCGGGAAAAGATTGCCGTCGGACAATGA
- a CDS encoding ABC transporter permease, whose translation MTTKALLHRLPPVSVTIAALILAVMVVLVLLAPFIAPIDPRDVSSYSLMDMELPPAFMDGGDPRFLLGTDNQGRDLVSVILFGLRISILIGLGAVLFAATLGVILGLISGYFGGMIDSIVMRIADILVSFPTILVALLVSGIARAQLGTETMLEWAPLILILAIAINEWVQYARTVRASSMVEISRDYVRAAKVIGLPSGRIMLRHILPNVMSSVMVIATINLAGAILTEATLSFLGAGMPPTYPSLGTLIRIGNQFLFSGLWWIAVMPAAVLVVLVLAVNVIGDYLRDRFNPKLMAR comes from the coding sequence ATGACCACCAAAGCCTTGTTGCACCGGTTGCCTCCGGTTTCCGTGACCATTGCCGCCCTGATCCTCGCGGTCATGGTCGTGCTCGTCCTGCTCGCACCGTTCATCGCGCCGATCGATCCGCGAGACGTCTCGTCCTATTCGCTGATGGACATGGAGCTTCCTCCTGCCTTCATGGATGGCGGCGATCCCCGCTTCCTGCTCGGCACCGACAATCAGGGGCGCGACCTCGTCTCGGTCATTCTCTTCGGCCTCAGGATTTCCATCCTGATCGGCCTTGGCGCGGTGCTGTTTGCCGCAACCTTGGGCGTGATCCTCGGCCTGATCTCAGGCTATTTCGGCGGCATGATCGACAGCATCGTCATGCGCATCGCCGATATCCTCGTGAGCTTTCCGACCATCCTTGTCGCGCTGCTGGTCAGCGGCATCGCCCGCGCCCAGCTCGGGACGGAGACGATGCTCGAATGGGCGCCGCTGATCCTGATCCTCGCCATCGCGATCAATGAATGGGTGCAATATGCGCGCACGGTGCGGGCTTCCAGCATGGTGGAAATCTCCCGCGATTACGTGCGCGCCGCCAAGGTGATCGGCCTGCCCTCGGGCCGCATCATGCTCAGGCACATCCTGCCCAATGTCATGAGTTCGGTGATGGTGATCGCCACGATCAACCTCGCGGGCGCCATCCTGACCGAGGCGACGCTATCCTTCCTCGGTGCCGGCATGCCGCCGACCTATCCCTCGCTCGGCACGCTCATCCGCATCGGCAACCAGTTCCTGTTCTCGGGCCTGTGGTGGATCGCTGTTATGCCGGCGGCCGTGCTGGTTGTGCTCGTTCTCGCCGTCAACGTGATCGGCGATTACCTGCGCGACCGTTTCAACCCCAAACTGATGGCACGCTGA
- a CDS encoding ABC transporter permease, which produces MIRILSVRLLQAILVMIAVTAIAFIMFRFVGDPVAAMVREGATQAEKDALRATLGLDRPLVMQFVEFLGRVLQGDLGTSYRYQQPVVSLLLTRLPATLELVFVATIMALAAGIPLGVLCALKPKAALSRLTQSLTLVGISMPTFVTGLLLILVFAVNLRWLPSSGRGDLVDLGVWKTGFLTLSGLKSLILPSITLALFQLTLIMRLVRSEMIDVLSSDYIRFAFARGLPRRYIYGRLALRNALMPVVTVTGLQIGQLVAFAIVTETVFQWPGMGLLFTNAVGYPDVPVLSAYLLFVGFLFVVINMIVDILYTFIDPRLRTQ; this is translated from the coding sequence ATGATCAGAATTCTGTCGGTGAGGTTGCTGCAGGCGATCCTCGTGATGATCGCGGTGACGGCAATCGCCTTCATCATGTTCCGCTTCGTCGGCGATCCAGTCGCCGCCATGGTGCGGGAAGGTGCTACGCAAGCGGAGAAGGATGCATTGCGCGCGACTCTCGGCCTCGACCGGCCGCTGGTCATGCAGTTCGTCGAGTTCCTCGGTCGGGTGCTTCAAGGCGATCTCGGCACCAGCTACCGCTACCAGCAGCCGGTCGTCAGCCTGCTGCTGACCCGGTTGCCCGCGACGCTGGAACTGGTTTTCGTCGCCACCATCATGGCGCTGGCGGCGGGCATTCCGCTCGGCGTGCTCTGCGCGCTGAAGCCAAAGGCTGCTCTCTCTAGGCTCACGCAATCCTTGACCCTCGTCGGCATTTCGATGCCGACTTTCGTGACCGGCCTGCTGCTGATCCTGGTCTTCGCGGTCAACCTGCGCTGGCTGCCCTCGTCGGGCCGCGGCGATCTGGTCGACCTCGGCGTCTGGAAGACCGGGTTCCTGACGCTCTCCGGCTTGAAGTCGCTGATCCTTCCATCGATCACGCTGGCACTTTTTCAGCTCACATTGATCATGCGCCTGGTGCGCTCGGAAATGATCGACGTGCTGTCCTCCGACTATATCCGCTTCGCCTTCGCGCGCGGACTGCCGCGCCGCTATATCTACGGCCGGCTCGCGCTGCGCAACGCGCTGATGCCCGTCGTCACCGTCACCGGCCTGCAGATCGGCCAGCTGGTCGCCTTCGCAATCGTCACTGAAACGGTGTTCCAGTGGCCGGGCATGGGCCTGCTGTTCACCAACGCGGTCGGCTATCCCGATGTCCCCGTTCTCTCGGCATATCTGTTGTTCGTCGGCTTCCTCTTCGTTGTGATCAACATGATCGTCGACATTCTCTACACCTTCATCGACCCCCGGCTGAGGACACAGTGA